A stretch of the Candidatus Polarisedimenticolia bacterium genome encodes the following:
- a CDS encoding cell division protein ZapA: protein MEKIVNLVPVEIYGQIYNLRGEGDTSYITDLAAFVDRKMREVSDHTATVDSLKVAILAALNIADEHFQTKNAEVEHHQGVTERLERMVELLDRALPAKGSA, encoded by the coding sequence ATGGAAAAGATCGTGAACCTCGTGCCGGTGGAGATCTACGGCCAGATCTACAACCTGCGCGGCGAGGGAGACACGTCCTACATCACCGATCTGGCCGCCTTCGTCGACCGGAAGATGCGCGAAGTCTCCGATCACACGGCGACGGTCGATTCCCTCAAGGTCGCCATCCTCGCGGCCCTGAACATCGCCGACGAGCACTTTCAGACGAAGAACGCGGAAGTCGAGCACCACCAGGGAGTGACCGAGCGCCTGGAGCGGATGGTCGAGCTCCTGGACCGGGCCCTGCCCGCCAAGGGGAGCGCCTAA